Proteins encoded together in one Peribacillus asahii window:
- a CDS encoding ZIP family metal transporter yields the protein MSEVLIGSILSALSTGVGALPILFLKNTISHRFRDTLLAFTAGIMMAASIMSLIPESLANGNYIQLVIGIFLGVLTLTLLEKNIPHMDLDHNKSGIEFDEKALLIVTAITLHNIPEGLSVGVSYASDSASETGNLIAFAIGLQNAPEGLLVALFLFNQKISKLKAFIIATLTGSIEIVTSLLGYYLTSYITFLVPYGLAFAAGAMLFIIYKELIPESHGDGNEQSSTYSFIIGLLFMILLLEI from the coding sequence ATGAGTGAAGTATTAATAGGCAGTATTTTATCTGCCCTTTCAACCGGAGTCGGCGCTTTACCGATTCTATTTCTTAAAAACACAATCAGCCATCGCTTTCGGGATACATTGCTTGCCTTTACAGCGGGCATTATGATGGCTGCTTCCATTATGAGTTTAATTCCTGAATCATTAGCAAATGGAAACTACATTCAGCTTGTTATTGGCATTTTCCTTGGCGTGCTAACATTAACATTACTTGAAAAAAACATTCCACATATGGATCTAGATCATAACAAGAGCGGAATTGAATTCGATGAGAAAGCATTGCTAATCGTTACAGCCATTACCCTTCATAACATCCCAGAAGGTTTATCAGTAGGTGTAAGCTATGCTTCGGATTCAGCTTCGGAAACAGGGAATTTAATTGCTTTTGCAATTGGCTTACAAAATGCCCCTGAAGGCTTATTAGTTGCCTTATTTCTATTTAATCAAAAAATTAGTAAGCTAAAAGCATTCATTATCGCAACCTTAACAGGATCGATTGAAATTGTTACTTCTTTATTAGGATATTATTTAACCTCTTACATTACTTTTTTAGTGCCATACGGCTTAGCATTCGCAGCAGGAGCTATGTTATTTATTATCTATAAAGAATTAATTCCTGAAAGTCACGGTGACGGGAATGAACAATCCTCAACATATTCCTTTATTATTGGATTACTTTTTATGATTCTTCTACTAGAAATCTAA
- a CDS encoding acyltransferase family protein: protein MRHRDTYFDNAKFILIAFVVFGHLLNSYIYESEIIQALYKTIYSFHMPAFILVSGLFAKGFYEKGYILKITKKLILPYIIFQVIYTIYYYYLYQRSSLSVDLLDPQWSLWFLISLFCWNIMLLGFAKLSPFIGISLSIIIALLVGYIDSVSNYLSLSRTFVFFPLFLIGYHISKENLKQLTKPSIRMTSFFIMLLVFIGFYVYPDINYKWLLGSKPYSELEEATIISMFKRLGFYGLSLIMVFSFLSLIPRGQYFFTNWGKQTLYVYLLHGFFIKFFRESEFHNYFNNMEYFIILVAISFVLTTILSSNLVGSFAQPMIELKLSRFKQFKQNLKAGRTKQHESTTH from the coding sequence ATGCGACATCGCGATACTTATTTTGATAATGCAAAATTTATTTTGATAGCTTTTGTTGTTTTTGGACATTTGCTTAATTCGTATATTTATGAAAGCGAGATTATTCAAGCTTTATATAAAACAATCTATTCTTTTCATATGCCGGCCTTCATCCTTGTATCAGGATTATTTGCTAAAGGCTTTTATGAAAAAGGATATATCCTAAAAATCACCAAAAAATTAATTCTACCTTATATTATCTTTCAAGTGATTTATACGATTTACTATTATTATTTATATCAGCGCTCATCATTATCGGTTGACTTACTTGACCCGCAATGGTCTTTATGGTTTTTAATCAGCTTATTTTGCTGGAACATTATGTTACTCGGTTTTGCAAAACTTTCCCCTTTTATAGGCATTAGTTTATCGATTATTATTGCCTTATTAGTCGGGTATATTGATTCGGTTTCCAATTATTTAAGTTTATCGAGAACGTTTGTGTTCTTCCCATTATTCTTAATTGGCTATCATATTAGTAAAGAGAACTTAAAGCAGCTAACGAAACCAAGTATTCGAATGACATCGTTTTTCATCATGCTGCTTGTTTTCATCGGTTTCTATGTATATCCTGATATTAATTACAAATGGCTGCTCGGTTCTAAGCCTTATTCAGAACTTGAAGAAGCAACGATTATTTCCATGTTTAAGCGGCTTGGTTTTTATGGTTTAAGTTTAATTATGGTATTTAGTTTCTTATCATTAATTCCGCGTGGACAATACTTTTTCACAAACTGGGGAAAACAAACTCTCTATGTATATTTGCTTCACGGTTTCTTTATTAAATTCTTCCGCGAAAGTGAATTTCATAATTACTTTAATAACATGGAGTACTTCATCATACTCGTTGCCATTTCGTTTGTATTAACGACTATTCTTTCAAGTAACCTTGTAGGATCATTTGCTCAACCGATGATTGAATTAAAGCTATCTCGGTTTAAACAATTCAAGCAAAATCTCAAAGCTGGACGAACAAAACAGCATGAATCAACAACGCATTAA
- a CDS encoding YkvS family protein, with translation MKKAEVGNIIEFREGLQGIVEKVNENSVIVDVTYMDNYRDLELEQKTVVNHKNYTIIK, from the coding sequence ATGAAAAAAGCAGAAGTAGGTAATATTATTGAATTTCGCGAAGGTTTACAAGGAATCGTTGAGAAAGTAAATGAAAACTCTGTCATTGTCGATGTGACCTATATGGACAATTATCGCGATTTAGAGCTTGAACAAAAAACAGTTGTCAACCATAAAAACTACACAATCATTAAATAA
- a CDS encoding YkvI family membrane protein, with protein sequence MLSRWAGVFQIAAVYVGTIVGAGFATGKEIVEFFTQYGLYGFLGILIAGYLFIFIGTKMMLISSRIHAASYEEFNEYLFGKKIASIINLLFLAMLVGVSAVMLSGAGAVFEEQLGMSKHIGVWLTIVLAIAVLIFGTRGLFAINSFVVPIMISFSVLLCVLTIGNGGFLESLLHIPETGITVKVLFSPFSYTAFNLALAQAVLVPIAYEVQDQETIKRGGMLGGIFLTIILLSGHFALMTLPNIADYEIPSAIIMKSAGETLYWVFILVIYGEIFTSVIGNIFGLERQISGFWKVPSICIILLLFMIAFFISEVGYGRLIGYLYPLFGYISLLFLVLVWRSKVE encoded by the coding sequence ATGTTGTCACGGTGGGCAGGAGTTTTTCAGATTGCGGCGGTTTATGTTGGAACCATTGTAGGTGCCGGTTTTGCAACTGGAAAGGAAATTGTTGAATTTTTTACCCAATACGGCCTATACGGCTTTTTAGGGATTTTAATAGCAGGTTATTTATTTATCTTTATAGGAACAAAAATGATGCTTATTTCTTCCCGAATTCATGCGGCTTCTTATGAGGAGTTTAATGAATATTTATTTGGTAAAAAGATTGCTTCTATTATTAATTTGCTATTTTTAGCGATGCTGGTAGGGGTTAGTGCCGTGATGCTTTCCGGAGCAGGAGCTGTCTTTGAGGAACAGTTAGGAATGTCTAAACATATTGGTGTTTGGTTAACGATTGTGCTCGCAATCGCAGTTCTAATATTTGGAACGCGGGGATTATTCGCGATTAATTCATTTGTTGTGCCAATCATGATTAGTTTTAGTGTACTTTTATGTGTGTTAACGATTGGAAACGGGGGTTTTTTGGAATCGTTATTACACATACCAGAAACAGGAATTACGGTAAAAGTGTTATTCTCTCCTTTTTCGTATACGGCTTTCAATTTAGCGCTGGCGCAAGCGGTACTTGTGCCGATTGCCTATGAAGTTCAAGATCAGGAAACCATTAAGCGCGGCGGCATGCTTGGAGGAATCTTTCTCACTATCATTTTGTTATCGGGTCATTTTGCCTTAATGACTTTGCCTAATATAGCAGATTATGAAATTCCTTCCGCTATTATTATGAAATCAGCAGGAGAGACTTTATATTGGGTATTTATTCTTGTAATCTATGGGGAAATCTTTACGTCAGTTATTGGGAATATATTTGGTTTAGAACGACAAATTAGTGGATTTTGGAAAGTGCCAAGTATTTGTATTATTCTCCTCTTGTTTATGATTGCCTTTTTTATTAGTGAGGTAGGCTATGGGAGATTAATTGGCTATTTATATCCATTGTTTGGGTACATCAGTTTACTTTTTTTAGTGCTTGTTTGGCGAAGTAAGGTTGAATGA
- a CDS encoding PilZ domain-containing protein, whose protein sequence is MEFIQLLKNQEVTQAALFSVEGELMNVIIKDSKEFHAGDSVACVVNNQKFDTKIIKRQQHNLYLYIPWFDQLNLRERRKAVRTCCEIRAYIQSEQKEIPVTVLDVSITGLGFFCARKLSAHRPYKISFMMEETMNHLEVMIQHVQETEEGFRYGCQFINSREGTLFPIRRYILKQQLTKLEDV, encoded by the coding sequence ATGGAGTTTATACAATTATTGAAGAATCAAGAAGTTACGCAAGCCGCTCTTTTCTCAGTTGAAGGGGAGCTAATGAATGTAATCATTAAGGATTCAAAAGAGTTTCATGCTGGAGATTCTGTTGCTTGTGTAGTTAATAATCAGAAGTTTGATACAAAAATTATAAAAAGACAACAACATAATTTATACTTATATATCCCTTGGTTTGATCAGTTAAATTTAAGGGAACGTAGAAAAGCCGTTCGTACCTGTTGTGAAATACGTGCTTATATACAATCAGAGCAAAAAGAAATACCTGTTACTGTTTTGGATGTAAGTATTACGGGACTAGGCTTTTTTTGTGCGCGTAAGCTTTCAGCGCATAGACCATATAAAATATCGTTTATGATGGAAGAGACTATGAATCATCTGGAAGTAATGATTCAACATGTGCAAGAAACCGAAGAGGGTTTTCGTTATGGATGTCAGTTTATTAATAGTAGGGAAGGGACTTTATTTCCGATTCGACGATATATTTTAAAACAGCAACTTACAAAGTTAGAAGACGTATAG
- a CDS encoding ABC transporter ATP-binding protein, translated as MFVLEKVVYKGIINLDYLEVKSGVVTCLVGESGAGKTTLLRLLNRMKDIDSGKILYRDTPIEQFNPIAYRRKVTMLSQTALIFPGTIEHNLQVGLELTGRPACSLAELEEVLEIVQLQKGLSEDAETLSGGEKQRVALARLLLLQPEVYLLDEPTAALDEETELKVMTRFLAKVKEAGGSVIMITHSKKLVEQCADRTIMLKKQ; from the coding sequence ATGTTTGTTTTAGAAAAGGTCGTTTATAAAGGGATTATTAATCTCGATTATCTTGAAGTGAAGTCGGGCGTTGTCACTTGTCTTGTAGGAGAAAGCGGGGCAGGAAAAACGACGTTGCTACGACTGTTGAATCGTATGAAAGATATTGATAGCGGAAAAATCTTGTATCGTGATACACCAATTGAACAGTTTAATCCCATTGCCTATCGCAGAAAGGTAACGATGCTGTCACAAACAGCTTTGATTTTCCCAGGAACGATTGAGCATAATCTTCAAGTAGGGTTAGAGCTCACCGGAAGACCTGCTTGCTCATTGGCCGAATTAGAAGAAGTATTAGAGATTGTACAGTTACAGAAAGGGTTATCGGAAGATGCCGAAACACTTTCTGGTGGAGAAAAGCAAAGGGTGGCACTGGCAAGACTTCTTCTTTTACAACCTGAAGTGTATCTGCTGGATGAACCGACTGCTGCTTTAGATGAAGAAACGGAATTAAAGGTGATGACGCGCTTTCTTGCAAAGGTTAAGGAGGCGGGTGGGAGCGTTATTATGATTACGCATTCGAAAAAGTTGGTTGAGCAGTGTGCAGATCGAACGATTATGCTGAAAAAACAATAA
- a CDS encoding M3 family oligoendopeptidase, whose amino-acid sequence MTFMEYEYTRPQIEEVKELFSSTMERFKEAKNADEQMEAVQDINQMRNSVSTMFNIAHIRHSINTHDEFYKVENDYLDEFAPEMEEVTSLFYEELVRSPFREELEAKWGPQLFKLAEAQLKTFSPTVIPLLQKENKLSSEYSQLIASAKIEFEGEERTLAQLQPFMESPNRELRKSASDAYYQFLASNEAKLDQIFDELVKVRHEIATKLGYKNFVELGYYRMARTDYNAEMVAKFRKQVEEVIVPLVSRLKKRQQERIGVETLKFFDENFEFKTGNATPKGNAYWIIANGKKMYSELSAETKEFFDFMVDNELMDLVAKKGKESGGYCTFIEDYKAPYIFSNFNGTSGDIDVLTHEAGHAFQVYRSRLQDIPEYYWPTYEACEIHSMSMEFLTWPWMELFFKEDTDKYKFSHLSSALVFLPYGVAVDEFQHFVYENPEATPDERKQAWRQIEKKYLPHRDYDGNPFLEKGGFWQRQAHIYNSPFYYIDYTLAQICAFQFWKRAIEGDRTAWDDYLHLCDLGGSRSFLGLVEAANLKSPFEDGTVQEVVATIDAWLATVDDQAL is encoded by the coding sequence ATGACATTTATGGAATATGAGTATACGCGTCCACAAATAGAGGAAGTGAAAGAGCTATTTTCTTCCACTATGGAGAGGTTTAAAGAAGCAAAGAATGCGGATGAACAAATGGAAGCCGTACAAGACATTAATCAAATGCGCAATTCTGTGAGCACAATGTTTAATATTGCTCACATTCGTCATTCCATTAATACACACGATGAATTTTACAAAGTGGAAAATGACTATTTAGATGAGTTCGCTCCAGAGATGGAAGAAGTAACATCGTTGTTTTATGAAGAGCTGGTACGTTCTCCATTTAGGGAAGAGCTTGAAGCTAAGTGGGGACCTCAGCTGTTTAAACTAGCAGAAGCTCAGTTAAAAACATTTTCACCAACGGTTATTCCGTTATTGCAAAAGGAAAATAAGCTGTCTAGTGAATATTCACAACTTATTGCTTCAGCGAAAATCGAATTTGAAGGAGAGGAGCGTACACTTGCTCAATTACAGCCATTTATGGAGTCGCCGAATCGCGAGCTACGGAAGAGCGCAAGTGATGCGTACTATCAGTTTTTGGCATCCAATGAAGCAAAGCTCGATCAAATTTTTGATGAGCTCGTAAAAGTACGTCATGAAATAGCGACGAAGCTTGGGTATAAGAACTTTGTGGAGCTTGGATATTACCGCATGGCCCGAACAGATTACAACGCGGAAATGGTTGCTAAGTTTCGGAAGCAAGTGGAGGAAGTTATCGTACCCCTTGTGAGCCGTTTAAAGAAACGTCAACAAGAGCGTATCGGTGTTGAGACTTTAAAGTTTTTTGATGAAAACTTTGAATTTAAAACAGGAAACGCAACGCCAAAGGGAAATGCTTATTGGATTATTGCGAACGGTAAAAAAATGTATAGTGAGCTTTCTGCAGAAACGAAAGAGTTTTTTGACTTTATGGTAGACAATGAGTTGATGGATTTAGTTGCGAAAAAAGGAAAAGAAAGCGGTGGGTATTGTACATTTATTGAAGATTACAAAGCTCCGTATATTTTCTCGAATTTCAATGGTACATCTGGGGATATCGATGTATTAACGCATGAAGCAGGGCATGCCTTCCAAGTCTATCGAAGTCGCTTGCAAGATATTCCTGAATATTATTGGCCTACTTATGAGGCATGTGAAATTCATTCAATGAGTATGGAATTTTTGACTTGGCCGTGGATGGAATTATTCTTTAAGGAAGATACCGATAAATATAAGTTTTCTCATTTAAGCTCTGCGTTAGTGTTTTTGCCATACGGTGTAGCTGTCGATGAGTTTCAGCATTTTGTATATGAGAACCCTGAGGCAACACCAGATGAAAGAAAGCAAGCATGGAGACAGATTGAGAAAAAATATTTGCCGCACCGTGATTATGATGGCAATCCTTTTTTAGAAAAGGGTGGCTTTTGGCAACGTCAAGCACATATTTATAATTCTCCTTTCTATTATATTGACTATACGCTGGCGCAAATTTGTGCGTTTCAATTTTGGAAACGAGCTATAGAAGGAGATCGTACGGCTTGGGACGATTATTTACATTTATGCGATTTAGGTGGCAGTCGCTCATTTCTCGGTCTTGTTGAGGCAGCTAACTTAAAATCACCGTTTGAAGATGGAACCGTTCAAGAGGTTGTTGCTACTATTGATGCTTGGTTAGCGACCGTTGACGATCAGGCTCTATAA
- a CDS encoding thermonuclease family protein has translation MLQSYLKYILLACMSILLLTACSETETIENKTENATAQQTNSTNKEETVQEKKGSTFTAEIVKVVDGDTVKIKLPNGNEETVRLLLIDTPETVHPSKGVQPFGPEASQFSKELMPPGSKVEVETGISERDKYGRLLAYFYVDGKMVNKMLLERGLARVAYVYAPNTKYLDELEAVQKEAQKKAIGIWSIENYVTSKGFNDSVADTKDKTQKEPTVNEQTCANPTIKGNINSKGDKIYHLPSGAHYDVTKAEEMFCTEEEAKASGFRPSQR, from the coding sequence ATGCTACAATCCTATTTAAAATATATCCTACTTGCATGTATGAGTATCCTTTTACTAACCGCTTGTAGTGAAACAGAAACAATAGAAAACAAAACAGAGAACGCAACAGCACAACAAACTAACTCTACTAATAAGGAAGAAACCGTTCAAGAAAAGAAAGGAAGCACCTTCACCGCAGAAATTGTTAAAGTCGTCGATGGAGATACCGTGAAAATTAAGCTGCCAAACGGCAACGAAGAAACGGTCCGCTTACTTCTTATCGATACACCGGAAACCGTTCATCCATCCAAAGGTGTTCAACCCTTTGGACCAGAAGCAAGTCAATTTTCAAAAGAATTAATGCCTCCTGGTTCTAAAGTGGAAGTCGAAACCGGCATTAGCGAACGAGATAAATACGGACGCTTGCTTGCCTACTTTTATGTAGATGGCAAAATGGTCAACAAAATGCTGCTTGAAAGAGGACTTGCACGAGTAGCCTATGTGTATGCTCCCAACACAAAATATTTAGATGAACTAGAAGCAGTACAGAAAGAAGCCCAAAAGAAAGCCATTGGCATTTGGTCCATCGAAAATTATGTAACATCAAAAGGATTTAATGATTCAGTTGCAGATACAAAAGACAAAACGCAAAAAGAGCCTACTGTTAATGAACAAACTTGCGCAAACCCAACTATTAAAGGAAATATTAATTCAAAAGGAGATAAAATCTATCATCTTCCTTCCGGTGCACACTACGATGTAACAAAAGCAGAAGAAATGTTTTGTACCGAAGAAGAAGCAAAAGCCTCTGGGTTCCGTCCATCACAACGCTAA
- a CDS encoding B12-binding domain-containing radical SAM protein, whose translation MNTIITTLNAKYIHTSLSIRYLKAYAAPDFSVQLAEYTIKDPIMNIVGDLYAKKPDIIGFSCYIWNIEETMKVVAMLKKINPNLCIVLGGPEVTYDVSEWLDLIPDADFIVIGEGEVTFKELLTELSGERNFKRIGGIAYRQDGKKIIQPQIGKIDLKTLPSPYRFEEDREALSKRVVYIETSRGCPFNCQFCLSSIEVGVRYFDREKIKADIRYLMEHGAKTIKFVDRTFNISRSYAMEMFQFLIDEHRPGTVFQFEITADIMRPEVIQFLNDHAPAGLFRFEIGVQSTNDQTNDLVQRRQNFEKLTRTVTMVKEGQKIDQHLDLIAGLPEEDYYSFQKTFDDVFALRPEELQLGFLKMLRGTGLRIRANEHDYIYSDHAPYEILGNNVLSFDDIVRIKQVEDVLEKYWNDHRMDYTIEYLIQNAFPSPFDFFQQFGTYWDEKGWSRIGHQLEDLFRRLQQFLATKDEIETDFVTGLMKYDYLNSQKYKPRKTWWEPSQKQERNWIYEEILADSTKLGKHFASLQLNEKDLRKHTMIEELPFDLNTYLRTGKMVRQSSVMVAYFDPSGKGSTIYSYTTK comes from the coding sequence ATGAATACAATTATTACGACATTAAATGCAAAATATATCCATACATCTCTATCCATTCGCTATTTAAAAGCTTATGCAGCACCCGACTTTTCTGTTCAATTAGCTGAATATACGATTAAAGATCCTATCATGAACATTGTTGGTGACTTATATGCGAAGAAGCCAGATATCATTGGCTTCAGCTGCTATATTTGGAATATTGAAGAAACGATGAAAGTCGTAGCGATGTTGAAGAAAATCAATCCCAATTTATGTATCGTTCTCGGTGGACCTGAAGTAACGTACGATGTTAGCGAATGGCTCGATCTCATTCCCGATGCAGACTTCATCGTTATTGGTGAAGGAGAAGTAACCTTTAAGGAATTATTAACAGAGCTAAGCGGTGAAAGAAACTTCAAAAGAATTGGTGGAATTGCCTACCGTCAAGATGGAAAGAAAATCATACAGCCACAGATTGGAAAAATCGATTTAAAGACGTTACCATCACCGTATCGTTTTGAAGAAGATCGAGAGGCGCTTTCTAAACGTGTCGTCTATATTGAAACGAGCCGCGGCTGTCCGTTTAACTGTCAATTCTGTTTATCTTCTATTGAAGTAGGCGTCCGCTATTTTGATCGCGAAAAAATCAAAGCAGATATTCGCTACTTAATGGAGCACGGTGCCAAAACGATTAAGTTTGTCGACAGAACCTTTAATATTAGCCGAAGCTATGCAATGGAAATGTTCCAATTCTTAATAGACGAGCATCGACCAGGAACGGTTTTTCAGTTTGAAATCACGGCTGATATTATGAGACCGGAAGTGATTCAGTTTTTAAATGACCATGCACCAGCAGGTCTTTTCCGCTTTGAAATTGGTGTACAATCCACCAATGATCAAACAAATGATCTTGTCCAACGAAGACAAAATTTCGAAAAGCTGACAAGAACCGTGACAATGGTGAAGGAAGGACAAAAGATTGATCAGCATCTCGATTTAATTGCTGGTTTACCTGAAGAGGATTATTACTCTTTCCAAAAAACCTTTGATGACGTATTTGCACTAAGACCAGAAGAACTACAACTAGGCTTTTTAAAAATGCTGCGTGGAACAGGGCTGCGCATTCGCGCTAACGAACACGATTATATATACAGCGACCATGCCCCTTACGAAATTCTTGGTAATAATGTGCTATCGTTTGATGATATTGTACGCATTAAACAAGTGGAAGATGTATTAGAAAAATATTGGAATGATCACCGGATGGACTATACGATTGAGTATTTAATTCAGAACGCATTCCCCTCTCCATTCGATTTCTTCCAACAGTTCGGGACGTATTGGGATGAAAAAGGATGGTCTCGAATCGGACATCAGTTGGAAGACTTATTCCGTCGCTTACAGCAATTTTTAGCGACGAAAGACGAGATTGAAACAGATTTTGTTACCGGATTAATGAAATATGACTATTTAAACAGCCAGAAGTATAAACCGCGAAAAACTTGGTGGGAACCTTCTCAAAAGCAAGAACGTAACTGGATATACGAAGAAATCCTAGCAGATTCAACAAAGTTGGGTAAACACTTTGCTTCCCTGCAATTAAATGAAAAAGATTTGCGTAAGCATACAATGATTGAAGAACTTCCATTTGATTTAAATACGTATTTAAGGACAGGTAAAATGGTGCGCCAATCCTCTGTTATGGTTGCTTATTTTGATCCTAGCGGAAAAGGCTCCACCATCTATTCATATACAACTAAATGA
- a CDS encoding MFS transporter gives MNTATTSQKTTKQSQEMTLRVLLIIGLCHLLNDSLQAVVPAMFPILEKTMSLSYTQLGMIAFTLNIVSSLLQPAVGFYTDKKPIPYALPIGLTSTLIGVTLLAIAPTYSIILCAVLLMGFGSAIFHPEGSRVAFMAGGQRRGLAQSIYQVGGNSGQALAPLITALILVPFGQKGALSFTPIAFLAVMLLLYIANWYARKLVEFKPKTKAVQTRNKALTKKVSIALSIVLFIIFARSWYISCMTNFYSFYLIEQYGFPIKTAQLFLFAFLAAGAIGTFFGGPFADRFGRKNVILYSFILSAPLTILLPFVSSTIAFILLLIIGFIIMTSFSVTVIFAQELFPGKVGTMAGLTVGFAFGMGAVGSVALGAIADVVGIITMIKIVSLLPILGVIAIILPSDNLLKKWYA, from the coding sequence ATGAACACGGCGACAACTAGTCAAAAAACAACCAAACAAAGTCAAGAAATGACATTACGTGTGTTACTCATCATTGGCTTATGCCATTTATTAAATGATTCACTACAAGCTGTTGTTCCAGCTATGTTTCCGATTTTAGAAAAGACGATGTCTCTTAGTTATACCCAACTAGGTATGATTGCGTTCACTTTAAACATCGTGTCTTCTCTCTTACAACCTGCCGTCGGTTTTTATACAGATAAAAAACCGATTCCTTATGCCCTTCCCATTGGACTGACAAGTACGTTAATAGGGGTTACATTGCTAGCCATTGCACCTACTTATTCTATCATTTTATGTGCGGTACTGCTAATGGGATTTGGCTCTGCTATTTTTCATCCAGAAGGCTCACGCGTTGCTTTTATGGCAGGGGGGCAAAGACGCGGACTTGCTCAGTCCATTTATCAAGTAGGAGGCAACAGCGGTCAAGCATTAGCTCCACTTATTACAGCCCTTATACTTGTTCCATTCGGACAAAAAGGAGCTCTTTCGTTTACACCTATTGCTTTTCTTGCTGTCATGCTATTACTGTATATTGCGAATTGGTATGCACGTAAACTAGTAGAATTTAAACCGAAGACAAAAGCAGTACAGACGCGCAACAAAGCATTAACGAAAAAAGTGTCCATCGCATTAAGTATCGTATTATTTATCATTTTTGCTCGTTCTTGGTATATTTCTTGTATGACCAACTTTTATAGTTTTTATTTAATTGAGCAATATGGATTTCCTATTAAGACAGCACAGCTTTTTCTTTTTGCCTTTTTAGCAGCTGGAGCCATCGGTACGTTTTTTGGTGGACCATTCGCTGACCGTTTCGGCCGAAAAAATGTTATTCTTTATTCCTTTATTTTGAGCGCGCCATTAACGATTCTATTACCATTTGTATCATCTACTATAGCCTTTATCTTGTTATTAATCATCGGCTTTATTATTATGACAAGTTTTTCTGTAACGGTGATTTTCGCACAAGAATTATTTCCTGGAAAAGTTGGCACAATGGCTGGTCTAACCGTTGGATTTGCTTTTGGAATGGGCGCTGTCGGCTCTGTTGCTTTAGGAGCAATCGCAGACGTAGTGGGGATTATTACGATGATTAAAATCGTTAGTCTCCTGCCGATTTTAGGTGTTATAGCAATCATTCTTCCTTCAGATAACCTATTAAAAAAATGGTATGCATAA
- a CDS encoding abortive phage infection protein codes for MNEQDVQTILNQLANRDIQEYKVTKEHFMTFRQQLVKREDFKHFRGEAKHNGEVVYTYLDEARS; via the coding sequence ATGAACGAACAAGACGTACAAACAATTCTTAATCAATTAGCGAATCGGGATATTCAGGAGTATAAAGTAACAAAGGAGCATTTTATGACGTTTCGACAACAGCTTGTGAAGCGAGAAGATTTTAAACATTTTCGTGGAGAAGCGAAGCATAATGGGGAAGTCGTGTATACATATTTAGATGAAGCGCGTAGTTAA
- a CDS encoding aspartyl-phosphate phosphatase Spo0E family protein yields MKLKKLRSPREVSAEINIKRIEMMELARVYGMNGEPTVRSSQELDLLINEYLILQHHLAVKVKVKVKESLVIGHDCG; encoded by the coding sequence ATGAAGTTGAAAAAATTAAGGAGCCCGAGAGAAGTCTCGGCTGAAATAAATATAAAGAGAATAGAGATGATGGAATTAGCCCGAGTGTATGGAATGAATGGTGAGCCGACCGTTCGTTCAAGTCAAGAATTGGATTTATTAATTAATGAATATTTGATTTTACAGCATCATTTAGCTGTGAAAGTGAAAGTAAAAGTGAAAGAGAGTTTGGTTATTGGGCATGATTGTGGGTAA
- a CDS encoding MarR family winged helix-turn-helix transcriptional regulator — MEKDSIQRSLKLFIVLSRAHRSINDIVNKHIAEHGLNPTEFAVLELLYHKGDQPLQQIGGKILLASGSITYVVDKLEQKEYLIRVACKDDRRVTFAQITEKGKSFIEGMFPEHEKRIDDIMSALTPEEKETAIELIKKIGYGVQS, encoded by the coding sequence ATGGAGAAAGATAGTATTCAGCGTTCTTTAAAACTGTTTATTGTGTTATCGCGAGCGCATCGCTCTATCAATGATATCGTAAATAAACACATCGCTGAACATGGGCTAAATCCTACTGAATTTGCTGTGTTAGAATTGCTTTATCATAAAGGAGATCAACCGTTGCAGCAAATAGGAGGAAAGATTTTGCTTGCGAGCGGTAGTATCACATATGTTGTGGATAAATTAGAGCAAAAAGAATATTTAATCCGTGTGGCATGTAAAGATGATCGTCGTGTTACGTTTGCGCAAATTACGGAAAAAGGAAAATCCTTTATCGAGGGGATGTTCCCTGAACATGAAAAAAGAATTGATGATATTATGAGTGCGTTGACTCCAGAAGAGAAAGAAACAGCGATTGAATTAATTAAGAAGATTGGTTATGGCGTGCAATCATAA